From the Candidatus Palauibacter australiensis genome, the window GGCGGTGTGGTGAACATCGGCGCGAATTTCGCCTTCAGCGTCCTGCCCACGATCATCTTCTTCTCCTCTCTCATGGCCCTCGCCTATCACCTGGGGTTCATGCAGCGCGTGGTGCGGGGCGTCGCGTGGGCGATGCAGCGTACCCTCGGGACGAGCGGCGCGGAGACGACCTCGGCCGCCGGCAACATCTTCGTCGGCCAGACGGAGGCGCCGCTCCTCATCCGGCCCTTCGTGGACCGGATGACGATGTCCGAACTCAACACCGTGATGACGGGGGGCTTCGCGACTGTGGCGGGCGGCGCGCTGGCCGCGTACGTCGCGATCCTCGTGGGGGTGTTCCCGGGGATCGCGGGGCACCTCCTGGCGGCGAGCATCATGGCGGCGCCGGCGGGGGTCGTTGTGAGCAAGATGCTGATGCCCGAGACGGACGAACCCGAGACGCGCGGCACGCTGGACATCGACCCGCCGCAGGCGCACGCGAACGTGATCGACGCGGCGGCCGGAGGGGCCGGAGACGGGCTGAAGCTGGCCCTGAACGTGGGGGCCATGCTCCTCGCCTTCCTCGCCATCATCGCCTTGGGGAACGGCATCATCGGCTGGGTGACGGGGTTGTTCGGCGTGGAGGGAATCACGCTCGAGCGGATCTTCGGCTGGGTCTTCGCGCCGGTCGCCTGGCTCATCGGCGTGCCGTGGGCCGACGCGGTCGACGTCGGGACGTTGTTCGGCGTGAAGATGGTCGCGAACGAGTTCCTCGCCTTCACGAATCTCGGCGCCGGGCTCGCCGGCGACCTTCAGCTCTCGAACAAGTCGCTCATCATGTGCACCTACGCGCTGACCGGATTCGCGAACTTCAGCTCGATCGCGATCCAGATCGGGGGCATCGGAGGGATCGCCCCCGGCCGCCGCGAGGACCTGTCGAAGCTCGGCCTGCGGGCGATGCTCGGCGGGACGGTCGCGACCTGGATGACTGCGACGCTGGCCGGAGTCCTCGCGTGACGCGTGCCTCGGACATCCGGGCCGCCGTCGAGGCGGCGGCCGCGGCACTGCGAGCCCGCATCGGGGACCGGCTGGACGGCGCCGTACCGGACGTCGCGATCACGATGGGTTCGGGACTCGGCGGGCTCGGGGAGGAGATCGAGGATCCGGTGCGGGTGCCCTACGAGGATCTCCCCGGCTGGCCGCGCCCCACGGTCATCGGGCACGCCGGCCACGCGCTCGTCGGAACACTCGCCGGCCGGCCCGTGCTCGGCCTGAGCGGACGCGTCCACCTCTACGAGGGCGGCCCGCCGGACCGCGTCGTCTTCTACGTGCGCGTCGCGGCGGCGCTGGGCATCCCCGTCCTCTTCCTCTCGAACGCGGCGGGAGCGATCCG encodes:
- a CDS encoding NupC/NupG family nucleoside CNT transporter, translated to MSQRRDPPRSAAAAPSAMPREGRLLLTVVAVLGVGLAAGAAPLAAQGLEGVGGAIDEPFFSRLARGLLGIAFLLTTVWLCSAHRKSISWPLVAKGLGLQIAFALLVLKTGIGHTFFSAVNDIFVALIGYTNAGSRFVFGSLVDYGTPVDGGGGGVVNIGANFAFSVLPTIIFFSSLMALAYHLGFMQRVVRGVAWAMQRTLGTSGAETTSAAGNIFVGQTEAPLLIRPFVDRMTMSELNTVMTGGFATVAGGALAAYVAILVGVFPGIAGHLLAASIMAAPAGVVVSKMLMPETDEPETRGTLDIDPPQAHANVIDAAAGGAGDGLKLALNVGAMLLAFLAIIALGNGIIGWVTGLFGVEGITLERIFGWVFAPVAWLIGVPWADAVDVGTLFGVKMVANEFLAFTNLGAGLAGDLQLSNKSLIMCTYALTGFANFSSIAIQIGGIGGIAPGRREDLSKLGLRAMLGGTVATWMTATLAGVLA